The bacterium genomic interval CAAGAAAAAATTATGGATTTACAAATAGGGTAAAATCTGATGTTGCGCCGTTAAATCACTTAATCGAAAAAATTATTGAATCAGGTGCTGCAATACGGGTTATGAGGGATGCAACAAGAGGTGGTCTTGCAACTGTACTGAATGAAATAGCAGAAGCAGCACATAAAACTCTGATTGTTGAAGAAAAAGAGATTCCGGTAACAGAGCAGGTACGGGGTGCATGCGAAATTTTAGGGTTTGATCCTGTTTATGTAGCCAATGAAGGTGTTGCAGTTATTTTTACTGCTCCTGAAGATGCCGATGAATTAATTTCTGTTATGAAGAGAGATAAGAACGGGGAAAACAGCAGAATTATCGGAACTGTAGGTGATGAGTCGGATGGTATGGTTGTAATGAACACAACTATAGGAAGCAGCCGTGTTCTGGATCTGTTAACAGGGGAGATGTTACCGAGGATTTGCTGAAATCTTTTTTGTTTTCGGTATCTGTTGTAATGCCTCGTTAAAAAAAGTTTCCCATTGCTTCGGGTTTTCCCTGAATTCAGATAGAGTTTTTGTAAATTGTTCCTGAGAAAAATCATATCTCTTGAATATTATTTTTGATGAATCGATAAATGCAGAATCTGTGAAGCTGTATTTTTCTCTTAGCCGGGCCAGATCAGTGTATACATTCAGAAATTTTATCTGGCCGGAGGTTAAAGAATTTTCGGATTTTTTGGCACATGAAATTAAAAGCAGAAGAAAAGATAAAAAGAGTGTAATTAATCCTTTTCTCATGATAACCCTTTCTGTTTGCATTTAAGAAAGGGAAATTCTTGCAACAAATCAAGGTAAATTTTGGAAGTTAAAAGAAAAATCGGAGTAGTCTGCTGTTCGGCATCCTGGGGAGGCATGGAGATGCTTGCAGTAAAACAGGCGGCAATGCTTGCGCAGAAAGGGCATGATGTATGGTTTATAGGAAAGCCGGATTCCCCTGCTGCAAATGAAGCATTAAAATTAAATTTGCATATAATCCCCGTAGATATTAAAGGGTATTTGAATATACACGCTTTAACAGAGCTGTATAAAATTTTCAGAACGGGCTCTTTTGATATTATTCATGCCCACTATTCAAAAGACTTGTGGTCTGTTGTGCCCGCACTTTATTTTGCCAAAAGCAGGGCCGGTTTGATTCTTACAAAGCACATAGGAACTCAGAAACCAAAGAGGGATTTTCTGCATAAAAAGATTTATAACAGAGTTGATGCGGTTATTGCAATCTCAAAAGTAATTGAAAAAAACATCCTGGACACCCATCCTCTCGTAAGTGATAAAGTAGTATTAATCCCCAACGGCATAGACACGGAAAAGTTTAAGCCAGGGACAAGTTATGATCTCAGGAAGAAATATGGAATACACCGGAAAAATTTTGTAATAGGAATTGCAGGGCGGTTGTCCTGGTGGAAGGGATACAGAGAGTTCCTCCTTATGGCACGTGATGTAATCAGGCAAAATCAGGATGTAATGTTTCTTGCAGTTGGCGGAGCGACAATAGGGGAAGAGAAGGAAGCTGAAGATATAAAGAAATTATGCACATCTCTCGGTATTGATGACAGAGTGATTTTCACAGGATTTCAACATGATACTGCGCAGTTTTACAGAGCAATGGATCTTTTTGTCTATCCTGCTTATGCAGAAGCATTTGGGCTTGTGATAATTGAAGCTATGGCTTCAGGCCTGCCGGTAGTAGCTTCAGACAGTGACGGCATTCCCGAGATTGTAATAAACGGAGAAACAGGTATTCTGGTTCCTCCACGTGATTATAAAAAATTGACTGATACTGTACTTTCTTTGTTGCAAGAATCGAAAAAAATAGGTAAGTTTAAAAATAATGCAAGAAACAGGGTTGAGAATTATTTTTCCTCAGACATGATGATTTCGAATATTGAAAATATATACGAAAAGATAATTCAGGATCGGACAAAAAATGATAGATGACTGGATAGACCTGCACGTTCATACATATTATTCAGATGGTGTGCTTTCACCCGAAGAGGTTGTAACAGCAGCAAAAAAAGCCGGATTAAAGGCTGTGGGCATAGTTGACCATGATACGGTTAACGGACTTGGTGAGGCTGAAAAAGAGGGCGAAAAGCAGGATTTGATAATAGTAGCCGGAACAGAACTGAGCAGTCAGTACAAAGGCATGGATATACACATCCTCGGGTATTGTTTTGACAGAGATAATGAAGAGATGAAGGAATATCTGGAAAAATTTCAGCATGAACGTTTTATTCGTGCAGAAAAAATAGTAAGCAATCTCTCTAAAATTGGTGTGAAAATATCCATTGATGATGTGATAAACAAGGCAAAAGGTAAAAATATAGGGCGGCCTCATATTGCAGACGTACTTTTAGAAAATGGATATGTTGAAAATTTTCAGGAAGCTTTTTACAAATATATCGGATATGGTTCTGATAGTTACGTAGAAAAATATAAAATAACTCCTTTTGATGCAATAAAACTTATTTCAAAAGCAAACGGATTGTCTTTTCTTGCACATCCCGGGCCTTCCATTTCTGACAGTATAATTACCGAGTTTGCCAAAGCCGGACTTGACGGTATTGAGATAGTGCATCCGAGGCACAGTGCAAACAGGACAGCTCATCTGCAGAAACTTGCAAGAAGAATGGATCTTCTTGTTTGCGGCGGATCAGACTGCCATGGAAGGAACAGTGAAATTACTATAGGGCGATATACAGTTCCTTATGCTATTCTTGAAGAGTTTTATGAAACATTAAGAATCAGAAAAGAGGCTATTTAATTTATCATATGTTAAGAGGAGAATTCTATAAAATTTGAAGTTAAGTAGAGTGCTTGTGATAAAACTGCGAGCTATTGGTGATGTTGTTCTAGTTACATCTGTTTTTCCGAATATAAAAAAAACTATGCCTGATACTGTTGTTGATGTACTGGTTGAAGAACCTGCGGCCCCGGTTTTACAGGGGAATCCTTTTGTGGATAATGTAATTATCCTGCCGAGGAAAAAATGGGAAAAGATAAACACAATTTCCGCATGGTTTGAAAGCCTTAAGTTTATCAGGAAATTAAGAAGAAATAATTACGATGCTGTGATTGACCTTTTCGGTAATCCGCGCAGTGCTTTTTTAACTATGGTTTCAGGTGCTAAACAAAGGGTGGGATTTAAATTCAGAGGCAGGTCTCTGGCATATAATCTTAAAGTTGAGCCGCGCGGAGACAGAGTGCATGAGGTTGAGTTTAATCTTGATGCATTAAGGGCAATGGGAATTCCGGTTGAATCAAAGGAACCGCAAATTACAGTATCTGAAAAAGAGTATAGAAAAATTGATGAATGGATAGCAGATTCCGGCCTTTCAGATAAAAAAATAGCAGGAATCCATTCATGGGCAAGCTGGCAGGCAAAAGAGTGGGCTGCTGAAAAATTTATCGAACTGTCTGACAGGATTGTAAATGAACTTGGAATGGAGGTTGTGCTTGTTTGGGGGCCTGGCGAAAAAGATCGTGCAGAAAGGATACAGAAATCGGCTTTGTCAAAGCTGTATCTTGCACCTGCGACAAACTTAAAAGAGCTTGCTGCTTTAATGTCGCGTTTTGATGCGGTTGTTGCAACAGATTCGGGCCCAATGCATATTGCTGCTGCAATGGGTACTCCGACGCTGGGTATTTACGGCCCGACTAACTGGAAACTTCAGGGACCGTTTGGGCCGCAAAACAGGGCTGTATATTTAAAAGGCCTTGAATGCCTCGGGTGTAATCTTACGGAATGTTCAAAAAGAACTTGTATGAAAGATTTATCAGTGGAAATGGTTTTTAATGAATTAAAAGACATGATGAATAAAATCTGATATTGCGGCCTGTTTTTAATCTGAATGTACTGACTAAGTGAAGCAAGAGAGAGTTAATGAAAAACGAATTGGAAAAATATCAGAATATAGATTGTAGGAAATTTAACGGCTATAAACCGTGTGAGCCTGATAAAAAATGTCCGTGTGATGACAGGGAACCGTATGGTACCAGGATTTTGATTGTTAATCTTGATTTTATAGGTGATGTTTTAATGACTACCGCACTTTTACCGGCAATTAAACGCACCTATCCTGAGAGCATAATTCACTGGATTACACGTAAAAATGCTATGCCTGTACTGGAGAACAATCCGTTTATCTTCTGCCTCTGGGAATGGAACAGCGAAAACAGGATGATCTTAAACGAGATGGAGTTTGACATTGTTTTAAACGGGGATAAAAACAGAGACTCGTCTGCGTTTACAGTATCCCTGAACAGTAAAGTAAAACGCGGATTCGGGTTGAATAAATACGGTGCGGTTATACCTCTTAACAGGGAAGCTCTGTACAATTTCAGAATGGGCCTTGATGATGAATTGAAATTCCGAAAAAACAGACGTACAGGCCTTGATATTCTTGCGGAAACATGGAAGGTTGATTATCAGCTTGATGAGTATATACTTGAACTTACAGACAAAGAAAAAGAATTTACAAACACGTACAGAGAAAGCCTGGGAATTAGCAATGAACTTGTAATAGGTTTTAATACGGGTTGTTCGAATGCTTTTCCTTTAAAAAAAATGACAATAGAGCAGCATGTTCAATTAATAGACAATATCAATCAAAATATGGCTAATATTAAAATCCTGCTGCTCGGCGGAAGGGAAGATACGGACAGGAACAGAGAAATAAAAAGCCTGAGCACTTTTCCGGTTGTTGAGACTCCGACAACAGAAGGATTAAGAAGGGGTATTCTGTATGAAAACAGCTGCGATGTAATCGTAAGCGGAGATACTCTTGGAATGCATATAGGAATCGGGCTGAAAAAGTATGTTGTTGCATGGTTCGGAATTTCATGCAGCGAAGAGATCGAACTTTATCAGCGGGGAGAAAAAATTCAGTCACATCTTGATTGTTCGCCCTGCTGGAGAAAAACCTGTGATAACCCCAGGTGTATTAAAGAACTAAATATTGACAAGATTTATAAATCTATTTTAAAGTATTATGAACGATTTTTTTCGAAATAGAGTTGAACTTACAGCTCTTGTGATTTGCAGGAATGAGGCTGAAAATATAGGGCCGTGTCTTAAAAGCCTCTCCTTTGCAGATGAAATTGTAGTTGTTGATTCCGGAAGCACAGATAACACTTTGGAGATTGCCGGGAACTATAATGTAAATCTATTCGTTACTGAATGGAAGGGATACGCTGAAACCAAGCAGTACGGGCTTGACAGGGCGCATGGTAAGTGGATTTTATGGTTAGATGCAGATGAACGTATTACTCCGGAATTAGCCCTTGAGATAAAAAAAACTATCAAAGATGATTCGCAGATAAATGCTGCTTTTAAAATACCGCGAAGGGCATATTTCCTTGGAAGATGGATAAAACACAGCGGGTGGTATCCCGGATATGTTGTGCGGCTTTTTAAAAAAGAAAGATGCCATTTTGGGAATGAGCTTGTTCATGAACAGCTGATTGTTAACGGTTCAATTGCTGTTTTAAAAAATAATATAGATCATTATACTGATACATCTATAGAACACTATTTTAATAAGTTTAACAGGTATACATCTCTTGCTGCCGAAGAACTGGCAAATAGAGGGCAAAAAGCCTCATTGTTTACTATGATAGTAAGAAGCATGCATATATTTTTTAAAATGTATTTTTTAAAAGAAGGTTTTCTTGACGGAATTCAGGGATTAATATTGGTATTTTTCTCATCTTTTTATGTTTTTGTAAAATACGCTAAATTATGGGAAATAAACAGTAATTGTAAATAGGAAAGCACGAGCATCGTTTGGGCGGCACCGGTAATTTAATATCAAGGGGGGCTAATGGACCGGAATGGCGCTTTTAAGAGTACAATTAAGGATTGGCCTGAGGCAGACCGCCCGAGAGAAAAGATGATTAAGTACGGTTCCAGCGTTTTAAGTGATGCTGAATTAGTTGCATTGCTGATTGGATCCGGTACTAGGGGAGTTTCAGCAATTGACCTTGCACGGCGGATTATAACCCTGTACACAGGGCTCTCAAAAATGGCGGCATGTACCGCAGGAGAACTGCTTAAGGTGAAGGGTGTAGGCCCTGCTGCGGTTGCTAAAATTATGGCTGCATTTGAAATTGGCAGGCGTGTTGAAGCAGGATCGTATTCAAAAGGTAAAAAAATAACATGTGTAGAAGATGTGGTTGCATATTACAGGCCCTTGACAAGAGATTTGAAAAAAGAGGTTTTTCGAGTTGTCCTGTTAGACAGCGGTAATTCAGTGATTAGGGAGAGTATAATAACGGAGGGAATTTTAAACGCAAGTCTTGTACATCCGAGGGAAGTTTTTAAAGTGGCTGTAGATTATGGGGCTGCAAGTATAATTGCCATACACAACCACCCTTCGGGTAATGAAAATCCTTCAAATAATGATTATAAAGTTACTGAACAGCTTGTTAAGGCAGGTAAAATTATGGGGATACCTCTGACGGATCACATAATTATTGCAGGTAAAGGGTTTTACAGCTTTGCAAAACAGGGCCTAATTTAAACAGGAGTAAAAATTATGCGGTATCAGGAGGAGACAAGGGGAATTATAAAATTTGTACGTGTTGATGAGGAGCAATTGACTTCAAATGAGGCTCCTGAAATGAAGACTGCATTTTTAAAAATTCTTTCCAGTGAAGAGGAATTCATTGTGGTCAACATGTCAAAGGTGCAGCATATGGACAGTACAGGGCTTGGTTCATTTCTATTTGGTATAAGACAGGCAGAGCATCTTGATAAAGAGGTTATTTTCTGCTGTCTGAACCCGAGAATAGAAACTCTTGTTAAAATAGCCCATCTTTCCGATGTTATAGAGGTGTATGCATCTGAAGATGATGCTATAAAAGAAATCGAAGACGACCTTGATTCGGAGTAAATAATTTTTTAGTACGCTTTTGTTAAAAACGGAGATTTACAATGCTTCTTGTGCTTGATGTGGGTAATACTGAAACTGTTTTCGGAGTATACGATAATGACAAGCTTGCCACCCATGGAAGACTTTCCAGCCGTATAAACAGAACTGCAGATGAAAGCTGGATATTTTTAAAAATGCTGTTTCATGAAAAAGGGATTAAACCCGAGCTTATAGATTCTGTTGTTGTTTCTTCAGTGGTACCCTCTCTGACGCAGGTTTACAAAGAAATGATAGCAAATTATCTTTCGACTAATCCTCTTGAGGTATCTTCTTCGGTAAATACCGGGTTGAAATTTAAATATAAAACTCCCCGTTCCATAGGAGCGGACAGAATCTGCAATGCGGTTGCGGGTTTTAATAAATACGGGGGTCCTGTAATCATAATAGATTTCGGTACGGCTACTACATTTGATGTTATTTCTGATAAGGGAGAATATATAGGCGGAGTAATAGGGCTTGGCATGAAGGGGATTTCTCAGGAACTGCACCGTCTTGCAGCAAAACTTCCAAGGGTTGATATGGTATTCCCCGATTCGGTTGTAGGCACTACAACTGAGACTGCCATGCAGTCCGGAATTATGTGGGGCAGTGTAAGCTTTGTAGACGGAATGATAGAAAAAATATTAAAGGATATGGGCTGGAAAAATGCACACATTATTGCGACTGGGGGAATGGCAATGGAGATTGTAGATAAATCGGAAATGATTAATAAAGTTGAACCTTTTTTGATTCTAGAAGGAATGAAAATTATTTATCGCTTAAATACGTAATGTCCTTAAGGAGGCATAGTAATGACTTTTCAAAAAAATATTAATGAAAAAGTGTACAAGGTTGTAGGTGCTCTGATGGAAGTACACAAAACTCTGGGGCCCGGGCATCCTGCAGATTTTTATAAAAAAGCCCTGGAAATAGAATTTACCGAACGGGAACTATCTGTTGAAAAAGATAGAAGTGTTGATGTAGTGTTCAAAGGTGTCCTTGTGGGTAAATTAAATGCTGATTTTATTATTGACGAAGCTCTTGTAATTTCTGTTAAAGTTGAAGATATTCTCAGTGATGTTGAAGTTCAGCAGGTATTGAGGTGCCTTTCATTAACTAACTGTACAATGGGAATTTTAGCTAATTTCGGGGGTACGAAAATTCAGTACAAACGAGTACTTCCAAGCAGCAGAATTAATGAGAATAGAAAAATATACAGATCTCCCAATTACAGGGAGCATGGGCGGACACGTGAGAGTAACCCGATAATCTGATTAATACTTAATGGAAGCGGTTATGTCAAATTCTAATAAAATATACAGTTTTTTTATCGCAGGAATAATTCAGGGTTCTAAGCAAGGAACAAAAATTTACGATCAGTCATATCGTGATAATATCAAAACTTTTTTAAAAGATGAGTTTATTGGAAGTGATGTTTTCTGCCCTTTTGAGAATCATAGGAATTCCATCTCTTATGATGATAAAAAGGCGGAAGAAGTTTTCCTTATGCATCTTGACAAGGTCAGAGAGTCACATGCTCTTATTGTCTTTCTTCCGGAAGCAAGCCTTGGTACGGGAATTGAGATGTGGGAAGCCCATCATAGCGGCAGGATTATCATAACGATCAGCCCTATGGATACTAACTGGATTATAAGAATTCTTTCAGACAGAATTTTTCCGGACATTGAATCATTTAAGCGATATGTTAAATCAGGTGATTTTAAAAAAATATTGGATGAAAAATATGAGAAAGTATAAATATTTACTATTAAGCATGTTGTTCTTTTCCTCTGTAGTGAAGACTGTGGCGGGAAATCAAGAACCGCGAGGATTTGTAAATGATTTTGCCAATGTGGTTTCTGCTGATTACAGAACGAAAATTGAGGCCCTTGCCCGTGAAATTAAACAGAAAACAGGTGCCGAACTTGCTGTTGTAACTGTCAGAAGCCTTGAAGGGGAATCTATTGACACATATACTTCCGCACTTTTTCAAAAATGGGGAATAGGGCAAAAAAGTAAGGATAACGGCATACTTGTCCTTCTTGCTGTATCTGACAGAAAGGTAAGAATTGAAGTAGGATATGACCTTGAAGGAGCGATTACAGACGGTACAAGCGGAAAGATACTGGATACTTACGGAGTTCCTTTTTTTAATAAAGGGGATTACGGAAAAGGGCTTTTTAATACGTCTCTTGCAATTGCCGGATATGTAGGCAGAGAGTACGGAGCAATTTTTACCGGAAGGCCTGAAAGAATTCCTTCAGGCAGAAATACAGGGAAAAGAGGTAGCGGGCTTTTTTCCTTAATTGTCATCATTCTGCTTATAATCCTGACAAGAGGAAGAATTATACCGTGGCTTTTCTTGGGTGCAATGCTTGGCGGCGGCGGGGGAAGAAGCAGCAGCGGCGGTTTCGGAGGCTTTGGCGGTGGTTTTGGAGGCTTTGGAGGGGGAATGAGCGGCGGCGGCGGTGCAAGCAGAGGATTTTAATATATATTTGTATACTTTATCAAAATCAAAGCAAATTCTGTGGAATCGAAACAGCAAAATCAGGACTTTTTTATCATATCGGAGGAAGCAATGAAAAAAAACAGTAAACTTGAAAATGCAATAGAGTTATTTTCAAGAGATTTGAAATTATTCTTCGGGGATGACCTTGTGTCAGTTATTTTAACAGGCAGTGCTGCATCAGGTAAGTTCAACTCTAAATTTTCTGATATTAATTTTCTTGTGATTCTTTCGGAAAGTGGTATTGGCAAAATAGGCGGTGTCAGGAAGTATCTGAAAAAGTGGGCATCAAAGAGGATAAGCCTTCCTCTGTTTCTCACTGAAGAATATGTAAATGAATCTCTTGATACTTTCCCGATTGAATTTTTTAATATGAAATCAGGATACAGATTAATCATGGGATCGGATATCCTGAAAAATCTGGATTTTGAGAAAGATAAAATGCGCCTGCAGTGTGAGAGAGAGCTAAAAGGAAAACTACTGCAGCTCAGGCAGGGATATATAAGTACAAAGGGAGCTAAAAGGGCTCTTGAGAGATTGATAAGAGAGTCCATTGTTTCTTTTACTTCAATATTCAAAGCGCTCCTGTTCATGAAGGGAGAAGATGTGCCTTCATCAAGAGATGAAATTCTTGAGAAAGCCTGTGACAGTTTTGATCTTGATACTGAAATATTTATTGCTTTAAGCCAGATTAGAGAGGGCTCATTAAAATTATCAGGCAGTGAGCTTGATCTTCTCGTAGTTGATTATATTGCTGAGATAGCACAGATTAGCGAAATCGTTGACAAAATGTAAGTATACGTTAAGAAATAAAACACAGGAGGTTACTATGTCAAAAGGCGGAAAGATAGGACTAATTGTTTTAGGAGTTGTTGTTTTAATTTTTTTAATGATTGCAGTCAGTATTAAAAACATGTATAACAATTTTGTGTCACTTGATGAGGGTGTTAACCAGTCATGGTCTCAGGTACAGAACGTGTATCAGAGAAGAGCTGATCTGATTCCCAATCTTGTGGAAACAGTAAAAGGTTATGCCAAGCACGAAAATCAGACTCTTGTTGCAGTTACACAAGCTCGTGCAAAGCTCGGCGGAGTAACAAACATCAATGCAAAGGACCTGACTCCGGCAAAACTTGCTCAGTTTCAGCAGGCTCAGGCAGGTTTAAGCAGCGCTCTGCAGAGGTTAATGGTTGTTGTTGAAAAATATCCTGACCTTAAAGCAAATGAAAATTTTATAAGGCTGCAGGATGAGCTTGCAGGCACAGAAAACAGAATTGCAGTTGAGCGTAAGCGTTTTACTGTGGCAGTACAGGCTTATAACAGAAATATCAGAAGATTCCCGCAGGTGATATTTGCCGGTATGTTCGGATTTGAGAAAAAGGCGTATTTTGAAGCTGAGCAGGCAGCTCAGCAGGCTCCCAAAGTTAAGTTCTAAATTCTGAAGAGGAGTGTGACATGTCTTCGTCTATAATTATTATTTTTGCAGTAGTAGTGTTTACTGCAGGCTATATTTTTTATGGCGGATACCTGGCAAGAAAGTTTAAGCTCGATAAACTGAGAGAGACTCCGGCTCACACAATGCAGGATAATATTGATTATGTTCCTGCGAGATGGCCTGTACTTTTCGGACACCATTTTGCATCGATAGCAGGGGCAGCGCCTATTATAGGG includes:
- a CDS encoding glycosyltransferase family 4 protein, producing MEVKRKIGVVCCSASWGGMEMLAVKQAAMLAQKGHDVWFIGKPDSPAANEALKLNLHIIPVDIKGYLNIHALTELYKIFRTGSFDIIHAHYSKDLWSVVPALYFAKSRAGLILTKHIGTQKPKRDFLHKKIYNRVDAVIAISKVIEKNILDTHPLVSDKVVLIPNGIDTEKFKPGTSYDLRKKYGIHRKNFVIGIAGRLSWWKGYREFLLMARDVIRQNQDVMFLAVGGATIGEEKEAEDIKKLCTSLGIDDRVIFTGFQHDTAQFYRAMDLFVYPAYAEAFGLVIIEAMASGLPVVASDSDGIPEIVINGETGILVPPRDYKKLTDTVLSLLQESKKIGKFKNNARNRVENYFSSDMMISNIENIYEKIIQDRTKNDR
- a CDS encoding PHP domain-containing protein, whose product is MIDDWIDLHVHTYYSDGVLSPEEVVTAAKKAGLKAVGIVDHDTVNGLGEAEKEGEKQDLIIVAGTELSSQYKGMDIHILGYCFDRDNEEMKEYLEKFQHERFIRAEKIVSNLSKIGVKISIDDVINKAKGKNIGRPHIADVLLENGYVENFQEAFYKYIGYGSDSYVEKYKITPFDAIKLISKANGLSFLAHPGPSISDSIITEFAKAGLDGIEIVHPRHSANRTAHLQKLARRMDLLVCGGSDCHGRNSEITIGRYTVPYAILEEFYETLRIRKEAI
- the waaF gene encoding lipopolysaccharide heptosyltransferase II, with the protein product MKLSRVLVIKLRAIGDVVLVTSVFPNIKKTMPDTVVDVLVEEPAAPVLQGNPFVDNVIILPRKKWEKINTISAWFESLKFIRKLRRNNYDAVIDLFGNPRSAFLTMVSGAKQRVGFKFRGRSLAYNLKVEPRGDRVHEVEFNLDALRAMGIPVESKEPQITVSEKEYRKIDEWIADSGLSDKKIAGIHSWASWQAKEWAAEKFIELSDRIVNELGMEVVLVWGPGEKDRAERIQKSALSKLYLAPATNLKELAALMSRFDAVVATDSGPMHIAAAMGTPTLGIYGPTNWKLQGPFGPQNRAVYLKGLECLGCNLTECSKRTCMKDLSVEMVFNELKDMMNKI
- a CDS encoding glycosyltransferase family 9 protein, whose translation is MKNELEKYQNIDCRKFNGYKPCEPDKKCPCDDREPYGTRILIVNLDFIGDVLMTTALLPAIKRTYPESIIHWITRKNAMPVLENNPFIFCLWEWNSENRMILNEMEFDIVLNGDKNRDSSAFTVSLNSKVKRGFGLNKYGAVIPLNREALYNFRMGLDDELKFRKNRRTGLDILAETWKVDYQLDEYILELTDKEKEFTNTYRESLGISNELVIGFNTGCSNAFPLKKMTIEQHVQLIDNINQNMANIKILLLGGREDTDRNREIKSLSTFPVVETPTTEGLRRGILYENSCDVIVSGDTLGMHIGIGLKKYVVAWFGISCSEEIELYQRGEKIQSHLDCSPCWRKTCDNPRCIKELNIDKIYKSILKYYERFFSK
- a CDS encoding glycosyltransferase family 2 protein codes for the protein MNDFFRNRVELTALVICRNEAENIGPCLKSLSFADEIVVVDSGSTDNTLEIAGNYNVNLFVTEWKGYAETKQYGLDRAHGKWILWLDADERITPELALEIKKTIKDDSQINAAFKIPRRAYFLGRWIKHSGWYPGYVVRLFKKERCHFGNELVHEQLIVNGSIAVLKNNIDHYTDTSIEHYFNKFNRYTSLAAEELANRGQKASLFTMIVRSMHIFFKMYFLKEGFLDGIQGLILVFFSSFYVFVKYAKLWEINSNCK
- the radC gene encoding DNA repair protein RadC, with protein sequence MDRNGAFKSTIKDWPEADRPREKMIKYGSSVLSDAELVALLIGSGTRGVSAIDLARRIITLYTGLSKMAACTAGELLKVKGVGPAAVAKIMAAFEIGRRVEAGSYSKGKKITCVEDVVAYYRPLTRDLKKEVFRVVLLDSGNSVIRESIITEGILNASLVHPREVFKVAVDYGAASIIAIHNHPSGNENPSNNDYKVTEQLVKAGKIMGIPLTDHIIIAGKGFYSFAKQGLI
- a CDS encoding STAS domain-containing protein; this encodes MRYQEETRGIIKFVRVDEEQLTSNEAPEMKTAFLKILSSEEEFIVVNMSKVQHMDSTGLGSFLFGIRQAEHLDKEVIFCCLNPRIETLVKIAHLSDVIEVYASEDDAIKEIEDDLDSE
- a CDS encoding type III pantothenate kinase — translated: MLLVLDVGNTETVFGVYDNDKLATHGRLSSRINRTADESWIFLKMLFHEKGIKPELIDSVVVSSVVPSLTQVYKEMIANYLSTNPLEVSSSVNTGLKFKYKTPRSIGADRICNAVAGFNKYGGPVIIIDFGTATTFDVISDKGEYIGGVIGLGMKGISQELHRLAAKLPRVDMVFPDSVVGTTTETAMQSGIMWGSVSFVDGMIEKILKDMGWKNAHIIATGGMAMEIVDKSEMINKVEPFLILEGMKIIYRLNT
- a CDS encoding GxxExxY protein, giving the protein MTFQKNINEKVYKVVGALMEVHKTLGPGHPADFYKKALEIEFTERELSVEKDRSVDVVFKGVLVGKLNADFIIDEALVISVKVEDILSDVEVQQVLRCLSLTNCTMGILANFGGTKIQYKRVLPSSRINENRKIYRSPNYREHGRTRESNPII
- a CDS encoding TPM domain-containing protein — translated: MRKYKYLLLSMLFFSSVVKTVAGNQEPRGFVNDFANVVSADYRTKIEALAREIKQKTGAELAVVTVRSLEGESIDTYTSALFQKWGIGQKSKDNGILVLLAVSDRKVRIEVGYDLEGAITDGTSGKILDTYGVPFFNKGDYGKGLFNTSLAIAGYVGREYGAIFTGRPERIPSGRNTGKRGSGLFSLIVIILLIILTRGRIIPWLFLGAMLGGGGGRSSSGGFGGFGGGFGGFGGGMSGGGGASRGF
- a CDS encoding LemA family protein, with the protein product MSKGGKIGLIVLGVVVLIFLMIAVSIKNMYNNFVSLDEGVNQSWSQVQNVYQRRADLIPNLVETVKGYAKHENQTLVAVTQARAKLGGVTNINAKDLTPAKLAQFQQAQAGLSSALQRLMVVVEKYPDLKANENFIRLQDELAGTENRIAVERKRFTVAVQAYNRNIRRFPQVIFAGMFGFEKKAYFEAEQAAQQAPKVKF